In Saccharothrix syringae, the following are encoded in one genomic region:
- a CDS encoding prephenate dehydrogenase dimerization domain-containing protein yields MKRTVVVGGAGGVGGLFARLCLSRGPVVSVDLRPASAAGVDSVVGDARTPTAAVLDAIRAADIVVHALPEHVAVEAAAACAGAVRPGALLAQTLSVQRGACRDFTALAEERGAEVCGLNPMFAPALGFAGNPVAAIRVVDGPRTAELLDLVAAAGAEVVELSADAHDRTTAVLQVATHAALLAFGTVVADHVDQGGDPAELVGLAPPPHLTALAMTARISGGNPDVYWDIQAANPYASAARAALAEGLLALDKLASVGDRAGFADLLGRIEDRLDGQAPGLRDRCARLFALPRDEG; encoded by the coding sequence ATGAAGCGCACGGTGGTGGTCGGCGGGGCCGGCGGCGTGGGCGGTCTGTTCGCGCGCCTGTGCCTGAGCCGGGGCCCGGTGGTGTCGGTCGACCTCCGACCGGCGTCCGCGGCGGGGGTCGACTCCGTCGTCGGTGACGCCCGCACACCCACCGCGGCCGTGCTGGACGCGATCCGGGCGGCCGACATCGTGGTCCACGCGCTGCCCGAGCACGTCGCCGTGGAGGCCGCCGCGGCCTGCGCCGGCGCGGTCCGGCCGGGCGCGCTGCTGGCGCAGACGCTGTCCGTGCAGCGCGGCGCCTGCCGCGACTTCACCGCGCTGGCCGAGGAGCGCGGTGCCGAGGTGTGCGGGCTCAACCCGATGTTCGCCCCGGCGCTCGGCTTCGCGGGCAACCCGGTGGCCGCGATCCGCGTGGTCGACGGCCCGCGCACCGCCGAGCTGCTGGACCTGGTCGCCGCCGCGGGCGCCGAGGTGGTGGAGCTGTCGGCCGACGCGCACGACCGGACCACCGCGGTGCTCCAGGTCGCGACGCACGCCGCGCTGCTGGCGTTCGGCACCGTCGTCGCGGACCACGTCGACCAGGGCGGCGACCCGGCCGAGCTGGTCGGGCTCGCGCCGCCGCCGCACCTGACCGCGTTGGCCATGACGGCCCGGATCAGCGGCGGCAACCCTGATGTTTACTGGGACATCCAGGCCGCCAACCCCTACGCGTCGGCCGCGCGCGCCGCGCTGGCGGAGGGGTTGCTGGCGCTGGACAAGCTCGCGTCGGTCGGTGACCGCGCGGGCTTCGCGGACCTGCTCGGCCGGATCGAGGACCGCCTCGACGGGCAGGCGCCGGGCCTGCGCGACCGGTGCGCGCGGCTGTTCGCGCTGCCGCGGGACGAGGGATGA